Proteins encoded by one window of Flagellimonas lutaonensis:
- the menA gene encoding 1,4-dihydroxy-2-naphthoate octaprenyltransferase, with translation MKKFRVWLYASRVRTLPLSVSGILVGTALAISEGQFDLTIFLLALCTTIAFQITSNFANDYGDGVKGTDDLRVGPKRALQSGMLTKAEMKTGIIVMVLLSLILSFALIFKAFSAQSWPYVLVFVLLGALSIWAALKYTIGATPYGYKGLGDAFVFVFFGLVAVLGSMFLYTKNISPDAILPAVAIGLLSVGVLNLNNMRDIDSDRLYGKNTVASKLGFKRAKVYHYAILLVAFISMVFYSAIHYRGWFSLVHLLAFVPIFVHLKNVFKTDDPSKLDPELKKLALATFLLALLFMMAVNNFL, from the coding sequence TTGAAAAAGTTCAGGGTTTGGCTTTATGCTTCTAGGGTAAGAACGCTTCCTCTTTCCGTTTCGGGCATTTTGGTCGGTACCGCACTCGCCATTTCAGAGGGGCAATTTGACCTTACCATATTTCTTTTGGCATTGTGTACTACCATTGCCTTTCAAATCACCTCCAATTTTGCCAATGACTATGGTGATGGTGTAAAAGGCACCGATGACCTACGTGTGGGGCCGAAACGTGCCTTACAAAGCGGAATGCTCACAAAGGCTGAAATGAAAACCGGCATTATTGTCATGGTTTTGCTCAGTCTTATTTTATCGTTTGCACTTATATTCAAGGCCTTTTCGGCCCAATCGTGGCCCTACGTGTTGGTATTTGTGCTATTGGGCGCCTTGAGCATTTGGGCGGCCCTGAAGTACACCATTGGGGCAACACCCTACGGATACAAAGGGTTGGGCGATGCATTTGTTTTTGTTTTCTTTGGTTTGGTGGCCGTGTTGGGCAGCATGTTTCTCTACACCAAAAATATTTCGCCAGATGCCATTTTACCGGCTGTGGCCATAGGATTGTTGAGTGTGGGGGTGTTGAACTTGAACAATATGCGCGATATTGATTCTGACCGGTTATATGGTAAAAATACCGTAGCATCGAAACTTGGTTTTAAGCGGGCAAAAGTGTATCACTATGCCATTCTTTTGGTGGCCTTCATCAGTATGGTCTTCTATTCAGCTATACATTATAGAGGTTGGTTCAGTCTGGTTCACCTGTTGGCATTCGTGCCCATTTTTGTTCATCTTAAAAATGTATTCAAGACCGATGATCCCTCAAAACTGGACCCTGAATTGAAGAAACTTGCGTTGGCCACCTTCTTGCTGGCCTTGCTGTTTATGATGGCTGTCAATAATTTTTTGTAA
- a CDS encoding LytR/AlgR family response regulator transcription factor encodes MEHPIKILIVEDNVIIADDMQSMLEEIGYEVVDNVIVYEQAVEVLKNKHVDLVLIDIILASDKTGIDLGKHIREVYNIPFIFVTSNSDRATVENAKTVKPDGYLVKPFEQQDLYTSIEIALSNFNYAKKSGATASQPTSDDSVVSNSVLKDSIFVKKQHLYYRIQFEDIQFIKADNVYLEVNTVDKKFLVRSPLKDYLEKLPRNKFYRAHKSYIVNVDHIDAINSKDIMINNTLIPISKEFKEFIISSMNS; translated from the coding sequence TTGGAACACCCCATAAAAATACTTATCGTTGAGGACAATGTTATTATTGCAGATGACATGCAGTCCATGCTCGAAGAGATTGGCTATGAGGTAGTTGACAACGTTATAGTCTACGAGCAAGCGGTTGAGGTTCTTAAAAATAAACATGTCGATTTAGTACTTATCGATATTATTTTGGCCTCTGACAAGACGGGTATCGATCTTGGCAAACATATTCGTGAAGTCTATAACATTCCGTTTATATTTGTTACCTCAAACTCTGACCGTGCCACGGTCGAGAACGCCAAAACGGTTAAACCAGACGGGTATTTGGTAAAACCGTTTGAACAACAAGACCTTTACACTTCCATTGAGATTGCCCTTTCCAATTTCAATTATGCCAAGAAATCCGGTGCCACGGCCTCACAACCAACGAGCGATGATAGCGTGGTCTCGAACTCGGTATTAAAAGATTCCATTTTTGTAAAAAAACAGCATTTGTACTATAGGATCCAGTTTGAGGATATCCAGTTCATAAAGGCTGACAATGTGTATCTTGAAGTAAATACGGTCGACAAAAAGTTTTTGGTACGTTCGCCACTCAAAGATTACCTTGAAAAACTGCCAAGAAACAAATTCTACCGGGCGCACAAATCGTATATCGTGAATGTTGACCATATTGATGCCATCAATTCGAAAGATATCATGATAAACAACACCCTTATACCGATATCCAAAGAATTCAAAGAGTTCATCATATCTTCGATGAATTCTTAG
- a CDS encoding sensor histidine kinase, which produces MRITTIFIFLVLVCNGLIAQNGEVVADRLQEFQRIQSPEEKLEYFFASPFRYTESSAYDWLDTINVYLNSAEKINDTTAVLSYKLMQSQLYNDLGDYDKSVAIAKDLHDNFQDLGPRTKEMLLNILDDSYGKLKLYDQQLEIRKQKREEGFTENITFYDVYANIGLYREAMKRFIKEVKPTIADNEAFKLAKFYNQVGDFLRKDNSARTAIKEYKKAEGFLQVYINNTAVQKTEQELLESSLLKAKLEGNIGKCHVMLKEYDEGIPLLERSIEELTDFGDTNQKQQLVENSLYLAEAYLNRKEYEKAKKFLEVEAHDLSIDYRLKKNRLLASYYDRTQNYEDAIVYYKRNQRLRDSLELNESSILKKQLVALVANEEIENSQQLIEEQKSANERIRSEIQAKDERINLVFISLVFTLLGFAGLVYAYLKSIKNQRLIAQQKHIIENSLIEKDSLLKEIHHRVKNNLQMVSSLLSLQTKNTRSKAAIEALEEGKSRVKAMALIHQKLYQNDDLSVIEMQGYIESLINSVQSVYKKGGHNISITIDAEGTELDIDRAIPFGLILNELVSNSFKYAFPESDENGKIYIHLRKNGDQGYFEYTDNGVGLPDDTDERANSSMGIRLINRLVNQLQSKLNIDKTNEGVRFWFNFS; this is translated from the coding sequence ATGCGAATAACAACGATTTTTATCTTCTTGGTTCTGGTATGCAATGGCCTGATCGCCCAAAACGGCGAGGTGGTTGCCGATAGGCTGCAAGAATTTCAGCGGATACAATCTCCTGAGGAAAAACTTGAATATTTTTTTGCCAGTCCGTTCAGATATACCGAAAGTTCGGCCTATGATTGGCTCGATACAATAAACGTGTACTTAAACAGCGCAGAGAAAATCAACGATACCACCGCTGTACTCTCATACAAATTGATGCAGAGCCAGTTGTACAACGACTTGGGCGATTACGACAAAAGCGTTGCCATAGCCAAAGACCTGCACGACAATTTTCAAGATTTAGGGCCCCGCACCAAAGAAATGCTCTTGAACATTCTTGATGACAGCTATGGCAAGTTGAAGCTGTACGACCAACAGCTTGAAATACGAAAACAAAAGCGAGAAGAGGGCTTTACAGAGAACATCACTTTTTATGATGTATATGCCAATATTGGTCTATATCGAGAGGCCATGAAACGTTTCATCAAAGAGGTTAAACCGACCATTGCTGATAACGAGGCTTTCAAATTGGCCAAGTTTTATAACCAAGTAGGTGATTTTCTGAGGAAAGACAACTCTGCCCGAACCGCCATCAAAGAGTATAAAAAAGCAGAAGGCTTTTTGCAGGTATACATCAACAATACTGCTGTACAAAAAACAGAACAGGAATTGCTTGAAAGTTCGTTGCTGAAGGCCAAATTGGAAGGCAACATCGGCAAGTGCCATGTTATGTTGAAAGAATATGATGAGGGCATACCACTTTTGGAACGCAGCATTGAAGAACTAACAGATTTTGGCGATACCAATCAAAAACAACAACTGGTCGAAAACAGCCTATACCTTGCCGAGGCCTATCTGAACCGTAAAGAGTATGAAAAGGCTAAAAAGTTTCTTGAGGTAGAGGCGCATGACCTGTCGATTGATTATAGATTAAAGAAAAATAGGCTTCTTGCCTCGTATTATGACCGTACCCAAAACTATGAGGATGCCATTGTTTATTACAAGAGGAACCAACGTTTAAGAGATTCACTTGAGTTAAACGAGTCTTCCATATTGAAAAAGCAATTAGTGGCCTTGGTCGCCAACGAAGAAATAGAGAACTCCCAGCAATTGATTGAAGAGCAGAAGTCTGCAAATGAAAGGATCAGGAGCGAGATTCAGGCCAAAGACGAACGCATCAACCTGGTCTTCATCTCTTTGGTGTTCACCCTTTTGGGCTTTGCGGGTCTTGTATATGCCTATTTGAAGAGTATCAAAAACCAGCGGTTGATCGCACAGCAGAAGCATATTATCGAGAACTCGCTGATCGAAAAAGATTCGTTGCTAAAAGAAATACACCATAGGGTCAAGAATAACTTACAAATGGTTTCCAGCCTTTTGAGCCTACAAACAAAAAATACCCGTAGCAAGGCTGCCATTGAAGCACTTGAAGAAGGAAAAAGCAGGGTAAAGGCCATGGCGCTCATACACCAAAAGCTGTATCAAAACGATGATCTTTCGGTCATTGAAATGCAAGGGTACATAGAAAGTCTTATAAACAGCGTACAATCGGTCTACAAAAAAGGGGGCCACAACATCAGCATTACCATCGATGCAGAGGGTACCGAACTGGATATTGACCGCGCCATTCCGTTCGGACTCATATTGAACGAACTGGTCTCCAATTCCTTTAAATATGCCTTTCCTGAGAGCGATGAAAATGGAAAGATCTATATCCATCTCAGAAAAAATGGTGACCAAGGCTATTTCGAATATACCGATAATGGGGTTGGGTTGCCCGATGATACCGATGAGCGGGCAAATTCTTCAATGGGCATTCGGTTGATAAACCGACTGGTAAACCAACTACAGTCAAAACTCAATATTGACAAGACCAACGAAGGGGTCCGTTTTTGGTTCAACTTCAGTTGA
- a CDS encoding o-succinylbenzoate synthase: MKANFRKYTLKFKRPSGTSRGILHEKDTYFLMVSNDGKTGIGECGLLRGLSADDVPDYEEKLQWACENIHLGEKALLQELRAYPSIRFGIEQAFLSVKSENPFVLFPSRFTEEESPIEINGLVWMGNEDFMLEQIKQKIESGFNCIKMKIGAIDFATELTILASIRKKFSKDAIELRVDANGAFSPKEALGKLHELSQFDIHSIEQPIKPGQWSAMRVLCEQTPIAIALDEELIGVNALTEKADLLQTIQPQYVILKPSLVGGFASSLEWIRLAEKLGIGWWVTSALESNIGLNAIAQWTFTLGSKLPQGLGTGGLYTNNFESPLQVENGKLFYRKDLSWQTALIEELCT, encoded by the coding sequence ATGAAGGCCAACTTTCGAAAGTACACACTGAAATTCAAAAGACCGAGCGGCACCTCGCGAGGAATACTGCACGAGAAGGATACGTATTTTTTGATGGTTTCCAATGATGGGAAAACGGGCATTGGCGAATGTGGTCTTTTGCGCGGACTTAGTGCTGACGATGTGCCTGATTATGAAGAGAAACTGCAATGGGCCTGTGAAAACATCCATTTGGGTGAAAAGGCCCTATTACAGGAGCTAAGGGCCTATCCCTCGATACGGTTCGGAATTGAACAGGCATTCCTTTCAGTAAAATCAGAAAACCCTTTTGTGCTTTTTCCATCAAGGTTTACAGAGGAAGAGTCCCCCATTGAAATCAACGGACTGGTCTGGATGGGAAACGAGGACTTTATGCTAGAACAGATAAAACAAAAGATCGAGAGTGGCTTCAACTGCATAAAGATGAAAATTGGGGCCATTGATTTTGCCACGGAACTTACAATATTGGCATCCATCCGAAAAAAATTTTCAAAAGATGCCATTGAGCTTCGAGTCGATGCCAACGGAGCGTTTTCACCTAAAGAAGCACTTGGCAAACTGCATGAGCTCTCACAATTCGACATACACTCCATAGAGCAGCCCATAAAGCCGGGCCAGTGGTCGGCCATGCGCGTACTTTGTGAACAAACACCCATTGCCATTGCCCTGGATGAAGAACTGATTGGGGTAAACGCTCTAACCGAAAAAGCGGATTTGCTACAAACCATACAACCGCAATACGTTATTTTAAAGCCAAGTTTGGTGGGCGGTTTTGCAAGTAGTCTCGAATGGATCCGATTGGCCGAAAAACTTGGTATTGGGTGGTGGGTAACCAGCGCCCTTGAAAGTAACATTGGGCTGAACGCTATTGCACAATGGACGTTTACACTGGGCAGCAAGTTGCCACAGGGTCTAGGCACCGGAGGGTTGTACACCAATAATTTTGAGTCTCCATTGCAAGTTGAAAACGGTAAATTATTCTATAGAAAAGATCTATCTTGGCAAACAGCACTAATAGAAGAATTATGTACATAG
- a CDS encoding CPBP family intramembrane glutamic endopeptidase, with translation MYIEQGYKGTIGLWKYFVLPIGFLGFMAINYWLTITSPVSTEEIMRDMISKIGSNAVLVILLLPLVVGFFVVLGWTYLVHQQSIKSLTTARKNVDWKRIFFAFFLWGGITVLLTLIDIYFSPDDYVLNFNLSKFLVLAVIAILLIPLQTSFEEYLFRGHMMQGLGLVAKNRWLPLVVTSVLFGLMHIANPEVEKLGYGIMVYYIGTGFFLGIMTLMDDGLELALGFHAANNLFTALLVTADWTAFQTHSIYKDVSEPGLGWDVLIPVFVVFPILLWVFAKKYGWKNWKEKLFGRVLSKEEFVAIENEKANMA, from the coding sequence ATGTACATAGAACAAGGGTATAAGGGTACTATCGGTCTGTGGAAATATTTCGTGTTGCCCATTGGTTTTTTGGGCTTCATGGCAATCAATTATTGGTTGACCATCACCTCGCCTGTGAGTACCGAAGAGATTATGCGCGACATGATTTCGAAAATTGGCTCGAATGCTGTTTTGGTCATTCTGTTGCTTCCGTTGGTAGTTGGTTTTTTTGTGGTGCTCGGCTGGACCTATCTGGTACACCAGCAATCCATTAAATCACTGACCACTGCCCGAAAAAATGTAGATTGGAAACGCATCTTCTTCGCTTTTTTTCTTTGGGGCGGCATAACTGTACTGTTGACCTTAATTGACATCTATTTCTCTCCAGACGATTATGTGTTGAACTTCAACCTATCAAAGTTTTTGGTGTTGGCGGTAATCGCCATTCTTTTGATTCCCCTTCAGACCAGTTTTGAGGAATACCTCTTTAGGGGACACATGATGCAGGGTCTTGGCTTGGTGGCCAAGAACAGATGGTTGCCCTTGGTGGTGACCTCGGTGTTGTTCGGGTTGATGCATATCGCCAATCCTGAGGTCGAGAAGTTGGGATATGGCATTATGGTATACTACATCGGAACCGGCTTTTTTCTTGGTATTATGACCTTGATGGATGACGGACTTGAGTTGGCCCTTGGCTTTCATGCAGCCAACAATCTGTTCACCGCTTTATTGGTTACAGCCGATTGGACCGCCTTTCAAACACATTCCATCTATAAAGATGTCTCTGAGCCCGGATTGGGCTGGGATGTGCTGATACCTGTTTTTGTGGTGTTTCCTATATTGTTATGGGTATTTGCAAAGAAATATGGGTGGAAAAACTGGAAGGAAAAACTCTTTGGAAGGGTATTATCAAAAGAAGAATTTGTAGCGATTGAAAATGAAAAGGCAAACATGGCATGA
- a CDS encoding AMP-binding protein codes for MKRQTWHEVHPAFKLNGIPYTKEDLKEVGYSLVKEGVEHEQSIGDFLLDWLSESPIIEVNTSGSTGEPKTIRLKKEHMVNSALATGTYFGLEPGQTALHCLPSRFIAGKMMLVRAMVLGLEMDYLEPSSRPLLHTDKKYDFCAMVPLQATHSYEKLHLINTLIVGGAPITNKLKALLQDHPTKVYETYGMTETVTHIAVKKVNGPDKSDYFKTLPDVKISKDERGCLVIDAPKVADAPVVTNDVVALVSDTEFEWLGRFDNIINSGGVKLVPEQIEAKLANIFENRFFVAGIPDEELGQRLILVMEGDGDADQIRGAIEASKDLEKFEKPKEVYFIKAFLETDTQKILRKENLERLSL; via the coding sequence ATGAAAAGGCAAACATGGCATGAGGTCCATCCAGCTTTTAAGTTGAATGGCATCCCTTACACAAAAGAAGATTTAAAAGAGGTGGGCTATAGTCTTGTCAAAGAGGGAGTTGAACACGAACAATCCATCGGTGATTTTTTGCTTGACTGGCTCTCTGAAAGCCCAATCATTGAGGTGAACACTTCAGGTTCTACAGGCGAGCCAAAAACCATACGACTCAAAAAAGAACACATGGTAAACTCTGCTTTGGCCACGGGCACTTATTTTGGTTTAGAGCCGGGCCAAACAGCTTTACATTGTTTGCCATCCAGATTTATTGCAGGAAAAATGATGCTCGTCAGGGCCATGGTGCTGGGCTTGGAAATGGACTATTTGGAGCCTTCTTCACGTCCTTTACTGCATACAGACAAAAAGTATGATTTCTGTGCGATGGTGCCCTTGCAGGCTACGCATTCGTATGAAAAATTGCACCTGATCAACACACTTATTGTCGGGGGGGCGCCCATAACCAATAAGTTGAAGGCGCTGCTACAAGACCACCCTACAAAGGTCTATGAAACGTACGGTATGACCGAGACGGTTACGCACATTGCCGTTAAAAAGGTCAATGGCCCCGACAAGTCCGATTATTTCAAGACTTTGCCAGATGTAAAAATATCCAAAGACGAACGCGGTTGCCTGGTTATTGATGCCCCTAAAGTGGCCGATGCACCTGTGGTGACCAACGATGTTGTGGCCCTGGTTTCCGATACCGAATTTGAATGGTTGGGGCGTTTTGACAATATCATCAATTCAGGAGGTGTTAAGTTGGTTCCCGAGCAGATTGAGGCCAAGCTCGCCAACATTTTTGAGAATCGCTTTTTTGTGGCCGGCATACCAGATGAAGAATTGGGCCAACGTCTTATTTTGGTGATGGAAGGAGATGGCGATGCTGACCAAATACGGGGGGCCATTGAAGCTTCTAAAGATTTGGAAAAGTTTGAAAAGCCAAAAGAGGTCTATTTTATCAAGGCTTTCTTGGAGACCGATACCCAAAAAATCCTTAGAAAAGAAAATTTGGAACGATTGTCTCTGTGA
- a CDS encoding M24 family metallopeptidase, translated as MRTLLALIFFTCFLWGRSQQILPESERAKVIDQILDERFNKLLPELMDQTNIDMWILISREYNEDPVLRTMLPATWLNARRRTILLFYRDREKNTIDKLAVARYNVGKNIESAWDKEKEPDQWKRLMQLIEERNPKIIGLNYSKDHNIADGLDKTDYDEFMANLPKKYRSKVVSAEQLAVRWIETRTEREMVIFNQLVDITHDIIAQAFSEKVITPGVTTTTEVEWWMRQKVTDLGLETWFHPTVDVQRTSEELVGHLYSFSGRPEDMVILPGDLLHCDFGITYLRLNTDCQELAYVLRPGETEAPAFLVEALKKGNQVQDFLTKNMIRGRTGNEILAKSLAGAKAAGLRPAIYTHPLGSYGHSAGTTIGMWDAQGGVMKDDGENYPLNPNTVYAIELNTTVNIPEWKRDIRIMLEEAGFFGENGFRYVNGRQTELMLIPRVKMHIDK; from the coding sequence ATGCGAACACTGCTTGCCCTTATCTTTTTCACTTGTTTTTTATGGGGTCGTTCCCAGCAGATTCTTCCAGAATCAGAGAGAGCCAAGGTTATCGATCAAATTCTTGATGAACGCTTTAATAAACTACTACCTGAATTGATGGACCAAACGAACATCGATATGTGGATATTGATTTCAAGGGAATACAACGAAGACCCGGTCTTGAGAACCATGTTGCCCGCCACATGGCTGAATGCCCGTAGAAGAACCATACTGCTTTTTTATCGCGATAGGGAAAAGAACACCATTGACAAACTTGCCGTGGCGCGCTACAATGTGGGCAAGAACATCGAGTCGGCTTGGGACAAAGAAAAGGAGCCCGATCAATGGAAAAGGCTGATGCAATTAATTGAAGAACGGAATCCGAAGATAATAGGCCTCAATTATTCAAAAGACCACAACATTGCCGATGGGCTCGATAAGACCGACTACGATGAATTTATGGCCAACCTTCCAAAGAAGTACCGTTCAAAGGTGGTATCAGCCGAGCAATTGGCGGTTCGGTGGATCGAGACCCGTACCGAGCGCGAGATGGTCATCTTCAACCAATTGGTAGACATTACCCACGATATCATTGCCCAAGCATTTTCAGAAAAGGTCATAACACCAGGGGTGACCACCACCACCGAAGTAGAATGGTGGATGCGCCAAAAGGTGACCGACCTGGGGCTCGAAACCTGGTTCCACCCCACAGTTGATGTGCAGCGTACCAGTGAAGAATTGGTCGGCCACCTGTATTCTTTTTCAGGACGACCAGAAGATATGGTTATCTTGCCCGGCGACCTATTGCACTGTGATTTCGGCATTACCTACCTGCGCCTGAACACCGATTGTCAAGAGTTGGCCTATGTACTGCGACCTGGAGAAACCGAAGCCCCTGCCTTTTTGGTGGAAGCATTGAAAAAGGGCAATCAGGTGCAGGACTTTTTGACCAAGAATATGATTAGGGGCAGAACAGGCAATGAAATTTTGGCAAAATCGTTGGCAGGGGCGAAAGCCGCAGGCCTGCGGCCGGCCATTTATACACATCCATTGGGATCTTATGGCCACTCTGCCGGTACAACCATCGGTATGTGGGATGCCCAGGGAGGTGTCATGAAAGACGATGGCGAAAACTATCCGCTGAACCCAAATACGGTCTATGCCATTGAACTCAACACCACGGTTAACATACCCGAATGGAAAAGGGATATCCGCATCATGCTTGAAGAAGCGGGCTTTTTCGGCGAAAACGGTTTTCGCTATGTAAACGGGCGCCAGACCGAGTTGATGTTGATCCCGAGGGTTAAAATGCATATTGACAAGTAG
- a CDS encoding carboxypeptidase-like regulatory domain-containing protein has translation MKKLLYLFLFIGLFGLAQENERKISGKVTDGRSPVSNVSVSIEDKGTKAFTDQDGRYEIMASTGDVIQYSYTGLKTIRIKVEDVTRILNPVMVPDVTELEEVVVKGSNRKSQRELELEYPVNLNIIRTAYGYLNAETAPGNIRFMDEKDITPVSLCILDLLRNRFAGVRVQGSCLGAFGPGAGTGTQLTNIEAQNTNDPGVVGRANAAGGVQSSLNNGRVFIRGTNSLFNPRSAIFDVDGQIFNEPPIWLDVKNIKRLAILNNFATTTMYGNAGAGGVIVINTISASPKSDKIHDMARLRNNYVKGPALSQTEVLENSATYLKKLYASGDLESAKKVYDEYSKMYASSPYFHIDAQHYFQERWGATEYADGIIESKFYLFDKNPVLFKALAYNYEAQGQFKKAHEFYKKVMTLRPDYGQSYMDLANSFRNLRMPKEAATIYNRYSYLVEEDMMRADSTGFLTIINREYNNLLMLNKNAIVDADKAKDLFVEQEDFEGTRLVFEWNDGEAEFDLQFVNPENQHFTLKHTLADNADIIEREKNQGYSCTEYLIDGSLPGTWKVNINYHGNKSLTPTYLKATIYHDYGTFAQRKEVKVFKLSLKGVNQELFQLVKSSKITSRL, from the coding sequence ATGAAAAAATTGCTATATCTATTTTTATTTATTGGATTGTTTGGGCTCGCACAAGAGAACGAACGAAAAATTTCAGGAAAGGTTACCGATGGCCGCTCTCCGGTTTCCAATGTTTCGGTAAGCATTGAGGACAAGGGCACGAAAGCCTTTACCGATCAAGATGGCCGCTATGAGATAATGGCCAGCACGGGTGATGTAATACAATATTCCTATACCGGTCTAAAAACCATTCGTATAAAGGTAGAGGATGTTACCAGAATTCTAAACCCGGTCATGGTACCAGATGTTACCGAGCTTGAAGAGGTGGTTGTCAAGGGCAGTAACCGAAAATCGCAACGGGAGTTGGAACTGGAATACCCTGTTAACCTGAACATCATCAGAACAGCTTACGGTTATCTCAATGCCGAAACAGCACCGGGCAATATCCGGTTCATGGATGAAAAAGATATAACTCCGGTGAGTCTCTGTATTTTGGATTTATTACGAAACCGCTTTGCCGGGGTAAGGGTACAGGGCAGCTGTCTTGGGGCTTTTGGGCCAGGGGCGGGAACCGGTACCCAATTAACCAATATCGAGGCTCAAAACACCAACGACCCTGGCGTGGTCGGTAGGGCCAACGCTGCAGGGGGTGTACAGTCGTCACTTAATAATGGAAGGGTATTCATTAGAGGAACCAATTCATTGTTCAATCCGCGCTCGGCCATTTTTGATGTCGATGGCCAAATTTTCAATGAGCCGCCCATTTGGTTGGATGTCAAGAATATCAAACGACTGGCGATTTTGAACAACTTTGCTACGACCACTATGTATGGTAATGCCGGTGCAGGTGGTGTCATCGTCATCAACACGATTTCAGCGTCTCCAAAGAGCGATAAAATCCACGACATGGCACGCCTTCGAAACAACTATGTAAAGGGCCCTGCACTGTCGCAGACAGAAGTACTTGAAAATAGTGCAACATATCTTAAAAAGCTATATGCCAGTGGTGATTTGGAATCGGCCAAAAAAGTGTACGATGAATATTCAAAAATGTACGCCAGTTCTCCTTATTTCCATATTGACGCACAGCATTATTTTCAAGAGCGATGGGGAGCAACGGAGTACGCTGATGGCATCATAGAGTCAAAATTCTATCTTTTTGATAAAAACCCGGTGCTCTTCAAGGCACTGGCCTATAATTATGAGGCACAAGGGCAATTCAAAAAAGCACATGAATTCTATAAGAAGGTGATGACCCTGAGACCCGACTATGGCCAATCGTACATGGACTTGGCAAATAGTTTCAGAAACTTGCGAATGCCCAAGGAAGCGGCCACCATTTACAACCGATACAGCTATTTGGTCGAAGAAGATATGATGCGCGCCGATTCAACGGGATTTTTGACAATCATCAATCGTGAATATAACAACCTCTTGATGCTCAACAAGAATGCAATAGTCGATGCCGATAAAGCCAAAGATCTTTTTGTGGAGCAAGAAGATTTTGAGGGCACACGCCTTGTGTTTGAGTGGAATGATGGAGAAGCTGAATTTGATCTTCAATTTGTAAATCCTGAAAACCAGCATTTCACCTTAAAACATACTTTGGCCGACAATGCCGATATTATCGAGAGAGAGAAAAACCAAGGATACAGTTGCACCGAGTACCTGATAGACGGTTCGCTACCTGGTACCTGGAAAGTGAACATCAACTACCATGGAAATAAGAGCCTGACACCGACCTACCTGAAGGCAACCATTTACCATGATTATGGCACCTTTGCCCAACGCAAAGAGGTGAAGGTCTTCAAGTTGAGCCTGAAAGGGGTCAACCAAGAGCTTTTCCAGCTTGTCAAATCGAGCAAGATCACCTCAAGGTTATAA